The Streptomyces sp. HUAS CB01 genome has a segment encoding these proteins:
- a CDS encoding thiamine pyrophosphate-binding protein, translating to MTHDHDLVLRPTARQVAAALSPPAGRNGGDLVVEALAGLGATTVFGLPGQHALGMFDALRRSDLEYVGLRVENNAGFAADAHGRITGQATPLLLSTGPGALTSLAALQEAAAASAPVLAISSQVPSPGIGGGRHGYLHELRDQKASFRDVVKSVHTVRTASQIPSAIAAAWESALTAPHGPVWVEIPQDVLLAETTLPVVTALDATPHDLVPRPELTAVAAHLLQNAERPAIIAGGGVVRSDASGKLLALAEKLDAPVVTTFGGKGAFPWEHPLSMQSWLEDRHTTDFLEDADVLLVVGSGLGELSSNYHTFAPRGRVVQIEADLGKLESNHAALGIHADARIALTALLETVEERRDPSAAERVSALLAKVRERIAGQELTLEQEVLAAVREALPDDSPSFWDMTILAYWAWSAFDARRPNTMHSAQGAGGLGYGFPAALGAAAADRDRPVLAVSGDGGAMYSIAELASAKQYALPVTWLIVDDGGYGILREYMTDAFGEATATELSRPDFVALAESFGVPAVRTTTESLREDLAKALAQPGPSVVVLPAVLRMFAPTHL from the coding sequence GTGACCCACGACCACGACCTCGTGCTGCGCCCCACGGCGCGGCAGGTCGCCGCCGCGCTCAGCCCGCCGGCCGGCCGCAACGGCGGGGACCTCGTCGTCGAGGCCCTGGCCGGGCTGGGCGCCACCACGGTGTTCGGCCTGCCGGGCCAGCACGCCCTCGGCATGTTCGACGCGCTGCGCCGCTCCGACCTGGAGTACGTCGGGCTGCGCGTGGAGAACAACGCGGGCTTCGCCGCCGACGCCCACGGCCGGATCACCGGACAGGCCACCCCGCTGCTGCTCTCCACCGGCCCCGGCGCGCTCACCTCGCTCGCCGCGCTCCAGGAGGCCGCCGCGGCCAGCGCCCCCGTCCTGGCGATCTCCAGCCAGGTGCCGAGCCCGGGCATCGGCGGCGGCCGCCACGGCTATCTGCACGAACTGCGCGACCAGAAGGCGTCGTTCCGGGACGTCGTGAAGTCCGTGCACACCGTCCGCACCGCCTCCCAGATCCCCTCCGCGATCGCCGCCGCCTGGGAGTCCGCGCTGACCGCCCCGCACGGGCCGGTCTGGGTGGAGATCCCCCAGGACGTGCTGCTCGCCGAGACGACCCTGCCGGTCGTGACGGCCCTGGACGCCACCCCGCACGACCTCGTGCCCCGCCCGGAGCTCACCGCCGTCGCCGCGCACCTGCTCCAGAACGCCGAGCGCCCCGCGATCATCGCGGGCGGCGGTGTCGTGCGCTCCGACGCCTCCGGCAAGCTGCTCGCCCTCGCCGAGAAGCTGGACGCCCCCGTCGTGACCACCTTCGGCGGCAAGGGCGCGTTCCCCTGGGAGCACCCGCTGTCGATGCAGTCCTGGCTGGAGGACCGGCACACCACCGACTTCCTGGAGGACGCCGACGTCCTGCTCGTCGTCGGCTCCGGCCTCGGTGAACTCTCCTCGAACTACCACACGTTCGCGCCGCGCGGCAGGGTGGTCCAGATCGAGGCCGACCTCGGCAAGCTGGAGTCCAACCATGCCGCGCTCGGCATCCACGCCGACGCCCGGATCGCGCTCACCGCGCTGCTGGAGACCGTGGAGGAACGCCGCGACCCGTCGGCCGCCGAGCGGGTCTCCGCGCTGCTGGCGAAGGTCCGGGAGCGGATCGCCGGCCAGGAGCTCACGCTGGAGCAGGAGGTGCTCGCCGCGGTCCGCGAGGCCCTGCCGGACGACTCCCCGAGCTTCTGGGACATGACGATCCTGGCCTACTGGGCCTGGTCCGCATTCGACGCCCGCCGGCCGAACACCATGCACTCGGCCCAGGGCGCGGGCGGGCTCGGATACGGCTTCCCCGCCGCCCTCGGCGCGGCCGCGGCGGACCGCGACAGGCCGGTGCTCGCGGTCTCGGGCGACGGCGGCGCGATGTACTCCATCGCGGAGCTTGCCTCGGCGAAGCAGTACGCGCTGCCGGTGACCTGGCTGATCGTCGACGACGGCGGCTACGGCATCCTGCGCGAGTACATGACGGACGCCTTCGGCGAGGCGACCGCGACCGAGCTGTCCAGGCCGGACTTCGTCGCGCTCGCCGAGTCGTTCGGCGTCCCGGCCGTACGCACCACCACGGAGTCGCTCCGCGAGGACCTCGCCAAGGCCCTCGCGCAGCCCGGCCCGTCGGTCGTCGTGCTGCCCGCGGTGCTCAGGATGTTCGCGCCGACGCATCTGTAG
- a CDS encoding serine hydrolase — translation MLVPVTVSATQSTAGAATPAVACTSQKAGLAAKLVTDITAALKGRTSTTAVLVNDRVTKTSCILRPDQTFDSASVVKTTVLATLLWDAQKTGRQLTATEKSRATAMITRSDNDATSALWRQLGLTKVKGFLAAAGMTRTVPGANGYWGLTQITARDQQRLLAILTARNAVLTDASRGYVLQLMNAVVADQRWGTPAGAPSTAKIHVKNGWLPRATHGWRVHSIGAFTGTAHNYQITVLTHDNKTMNDGIATIQAVARAVHKDLNPTAPARLGYVPTDNPQESVPAVPGRPAQDSVSANPALR, via the coding sequence GTGCTCGTGCCGGTGACCGTCAGTGCCACCCAGAGCACGGCGGGCGCGGCCACCCCCGCCGTGGCCTGCACCTCGCAGAAGGCCGGACTGGCGGCGAAGCTGGTCACGGACATCACCGCCGCCCTCAAGGGACGTACGTCGACGACCGCGGTGCTCGTCAACGACCGGGTGACCAAGACCAGCTGCATTCTCCGCCCCGACCAGACGTTCGACTCCGCCAGCGTCGTCAAGACGACCGTCCTCGCGACCCTGCTCTGGGACGCGCAGAAGACCGGCCGCCAGCTGACCGCCACCGAGAAGTCACGCGCCACGGCCATGATCACCAGGTCGGACAACGACGCCACCAGCGCGCTGTGGCGCCAGCTCGGCCTGACCAAGGTCAAGGGCTTTCTCGCCGCCGCCGGCATGACCAGGACCGTGCCCGGCGCGAACGGCTACTGGGGCCTCACCCAGATCACCGCCCGCGACCAGCAGAGGCTGCTCGCGATCCTGACGGCGAGGAACGCCGTCCTCACCGACGCCTCGCGCGGTTACGTGCTGCAGCTGATGAACGCCGTCGTGGCGGACCAGCGCTGGGGCACGCCCGCAGGCGCCCCCTCCACCGCGAAGATCCACGTCAAGAACGGCTGGCTCCCGCGGGCCACGCACGGCTGGCGCGTCCACTCGATCGGTGCCTTCACCGGTACGGCGCACAACTACCAGATCACCGTGCTCACCCACGACAACAAGACCATGAACGACGGCATCGCCACCATCCAGGCCGTCGCGCGTGCCGTCCACAAGGACCTGAACCCGACGGCCCCGGCGCGTCTCGGCTATGTGCCGACGGACAACCCGCAGGAGTCCGTCCCGGCCGTTCCGGGACGCCCGGCCCAGGACTCGGTGTCCGCGAACCCGGCGCTCCGGTAG